A part of Anaerotignum faecicola genomic DNA contains:
- a CDS encoding stalk domain-containing protein — MKKKKYLAIFMAMSMATATAPVTALADDVADTTGTESGAGAGESGSGETGSTGETGSENGGTEGGSTTAPDTPAENEGVKTIDELNAAITAAGETETTIKLAADIRGDVVVPEKANITIYLNGKRITNSVGHTIMNNGTLTIKGEGTVDNITHGKAALYNKGTVTLNGGTFDRTQENGKSDSSSGGNSYYTIKNVGNMTINEGVNVLTAEGNDELGRFSSLVANGYYNGTTYDNDKGVDNPTLIINNGTFSGGLNTIKNDDRAELTINNGTFKNFYQATVQNHNIATINGGTYKAASDASSTGKETYGVYNCGCGVNIDLGTLTVTGGIFEGADYAIADVSSQPAIVNISGGCFSGAKGAIVKGTNSNATISISGGTFSDKPANAYVAEGYKAIQVKGDKYVVTNKIALDKTSTRIRRGYTDTLKAIVEANGKTYEVADPITWASDKEAVATVENGVVTGVDYGSATITATLGGVTEAPTTPGETETPDTTDAPTTQAEGDTATGDGTDTDGDNTPSNILTASCTVTVFKKSSSSSSSGGGGGSSVTKYGATISDSKNGAVTASAAKAETGDKVILTPKADEGYALDKITAKDKDGKEVKLKAEKDGTYSFTMPKGGVTVDTTFKQAEGAANTDKPAAATKTILLQIGSTAVIVDDQAIINDVAPVIRNDRTLVPIRVITEALGGQVAWNEAAKEVTLTVNGKEIKMTIGKALEKYGVAPVIIGGRTFVPVRFVADELGAVTTWDDATKTVTIQAVK; from the coding sequence ATGAAAAAGAAAAAATACCTTGCGATTTTCATGGCAATGAGCATGGCAACTGCAACTGCACCTGTGACAGCATTGGCAGATGATGTGGCAGACACAACAGGTACAGAAAGCGGTGCAGGGGCAGGCGAAAGCGGCAGTGGTGAAACTGGCAGTACAGGTGAAACTGGCAGTGAAAATGGCGGCACAGAAGGCGGTAGCACAACAGCACCTGATACACCTGCCGAAAACGAAGGTGTTAAGACTATTGATGAGTTAAATGCCGCAATTACTGCCGCAGGGGAAACAGAAACTACTATTAAACTTGCTGCTGATATCAGAGGGGATGTTGTAGTACCTGAAAAGGCAAATATTACAATCTACCTGAATGGTAAGAGGATTACAAACAGTGTTGGGCACACAATTATGAATAACGGCACCTTGACTATTAAGGGTGAAGGTACAGTTGATAATATTACTCACGGGAAAGCAGCTCTCTATAATAAGGGGACGGTTACTTTAAACGGAGGTACTTTTGACCGTACTCAAGAAAATGGTAAAAGTGATAGTTCTTCTGGCGGTAACTCCTATTACACCATCAAGAATGTTGGTAATATGACCATTAACGAAGGCGTAAACGTGCTGACAGCGGAGGGGAATGACGAGTTGGGCAGATTCTCCAGCCTTGTTGCGAATGGTTACTACAATGGTACTACATACGACAACGACAAGGGAGTGGATAACCCTACGTTGATTATCAATAATGGTACCTTCTCGGGAGGTCTGAATACGATTAAAAATGATGACCGTGCAGAGTTGACTATTAACAACGGTACATTCAAGAATTTCTATCAGGCAACTGTTCAGAATCATAATATTGCAACAATCAACGGTGGTACCTACAAAGCTGCAAGTGATGCAAGCAGTACAGGAAAAGAAACCTACGGTGTTTATAACTGTGGTTGTGGTGTTAATATTGACCTTGGTACATTGACTGTAACCGGCGGTATCTTTGAAGGTGCGGATTATGCGATTGCTGATGTCAGCAGTCAGCCTGCTATTGTGAATATTTCTGGTGGTTGCTTTAGTGGTGCTAAAGGTGCAATTGTTAAAGGTACAAACTCTAATGCTACAATCTCTATCTCCGGCGGCACTTTCTCCGATAAGCCTGCCAATGCTTATGTAGCAGAGGGCTATAAAGCAATTCAGGTTAAAGGTGACAAATACGTTGTAACGAACAAGATTGCTCTGGACAAAACAAGCACAAGAATCCGCAGAGGTTACACAGACACACTGAAAGCCATCGTAGAAGCAAACGGCAAAACATACGAAGTAGCAGACCCTATAACATGGGCAAGTGATAAAGAAGCAGTCGCAACTGTAGAAAATGGCGTTGTTACAGGTGTAGACTATGGTAGTGCAACCATCACAGCAACACTGGGCGGTGTAACAGAAGCACCCACAACACCCGGAGAAACAGAAACACCTGATACAACAGATGCGCCTACAACTCAGGCAGAAGGTGATACAGCAACAGGTGACGGCACAGATACAGACGGTGACAATACACCTTCTAACATACTGACGGCAAGCTGCACCGTAACAGTATTCAAGAAATCTTCTTCCAGCTCCTCCTCCGGCGGTGGCGGCGGCAGCAGTGTTACAAAATACGGTGCAACCATCTCTGACAGCAAAAACGGTGCTGTAACCGCAAGCGCGGCAAAGGCAGAAACAGGTGACAAGGTTATTCTGACACCCAAGGCTGACGAGGGCTATGCACTGGATAAGATTACCGCAAAGGACAAGGACGGCAAGGAAGTTAAGCTGAAAGCAGAAAAGGACGGCACATACTCCTTCACCATGCCGAAGGGCGGCGTAACCGTTGATACAACCTTCAAGCAGGCAGAGGGCGCAGCCAACACAGACAAGCCCGCAGCAGCAACAAAGACAATCCTTCTGCAGATTGGCAGCACAGCAGTGATTGTGGACGATCAGGCAATCATCAACGATGTTGCACCCGTAATCCGCAACGACAGAACTCTGGTTCCCATCAGAGTCATCACAGAAGCACTGGGCGGTCAGGTTGCTTGGAACGAAGCCGCAAAAGAGGTTACTCTGACTGTTAACGGCAAGGAAATCAAAATGACTATCGGCAAAGCTCTGGAAAAATACGGCGTTGCTCCTGTTATCATCGGCGGCCGCACCTTTGTACCCGTTCGCTTTGTAGCGGATGAGCTGGGCGCAGTGACCACATGGGACGATGCAACAAAGACTGTAACAATTCAGGCGGTAAAATAA
- a CDS encoding Crp/Fnr family transcriptional regulator encodes MAERQGLEVWGYRMCMKDRMRRFLVDVLDIHNKDVIEKVIGISSTRHYPKGRALYNQGEPVDTCCFLMEGVTGAFLYTTGGKQISDDFSFVSGEMITPFTNRQRKALTSVVAMSNVDVFVIANMDVITLFRTYPEFQTILFEWLMQAYHKQWALKSARYQMAAKERYLFFLKEYEGLEDVVSDRFLASFLDMSPETLSRQKRCLREEKPD; translated from the coding sequence TTGGCAGAAAGACAAGGCTTAGAGGTTTGGGGATATCGTATGTGTATGAAAGACAGGATGAGACGGTTTCTGGTGGATGTTCTGGACATCCATAATAAAGATGTAATCGAAAAAGTTATTGGTATTTCCAGCACCAGGCACTACCCGAAGGGGCGGGCACTGTACAATCAGGGAGAACCGGTGGATACCTGCTGCTTCCTGATGGAAGGCGTGACGGGCGCATTTCTTTATACGACGGGCGGAAAGCAGATTTCGGATGATTTTTCTTTTGTATCCGGCGAGATGATTACGCCGTTTACGAACCGGCAGAGAAAAGCGCTGACCTCTGTGGTCGCGATGTCGAATGTAGATGTTTTTGTGATTGCCAATATGGATGTAATCACGCTGTTTAGAACCTATCCGGAATTTCAAACAATCCTTTTTGAATGGCTGATGCAGGCGTACCACAAGCAATGGGCGCTCAAAAGTGCGCGGTATCAGATGGCGGCGAAGGAGCGGTATCTTTTCTTTTTGAAGGAATATGAGGGGCTGGAGGATGTGGTCAGCGACCGTTTTTTAGCTTCGTTTTTAGATATGTCGCCGGAGACGCTGAGCCGGCAGAAGCGGTGCCTGCGGGAGGAAAAGCCCGATTGA
- a CDS encoding helix-turn-helix domain-containing protein, producing the protein MCKEAFSKRLVQLRMAKGVSARDMSLSLGQNPGYINSIENNKTFPSMSNFFEICDYLNITPMEFFDLESEHPEKIHTLTEQLKRLDAAQLDSILRIVNGLVSNHPY; encoded by the coding sequence ATGTGTAAAGAGGCATTTTCCAAAAGATTGGTACAGCTGCGTATGGCAAAGGGCGTTTCCGCAAGGGATATGAGTCTTTCCCTCGGGCAGAACCCCGGCTACATCAACAGCATTGAAAACAATAAGACCTTCCCTTCCATGTCCAATTTTTTTGAAATCTGTGACTATCTGAACATCACCCCAATGGAATTTTTCGATCTGGAGTCAGAGCATCCCGAAAAAATCCACACCCTCACAGAGCAGCTCAAGCGCCTTGATGCTGCCCAGCTTGATAGTATCCTTCGTATTGTAAATGGGCTGGTCTCCAATCATCCCTATTGA
- a CDS encoding M48 family metallopeptidase, with protein sequence MSVHTVQYEGIEIEYELTRKNVKYINLRVNKHGKVVVSAGEQVPFAVIDEFVQSKAFWIITHLAEIEKIRNEISDASLYDGKTVYYLGKPYRLRLERGEQRITVAEDTILLSSPKLYSDVLKAEYLAWLKAQAEKKFAEIMDRIYPLVKEYHIARPEIKIRNMKSIWGSCTTTGSTIRLNLQLLKADEACIEQVVLHELLHFRYPNHGKAFYDLLGRLMPDWRVRKERLDKNFKDGI encoded by the coding sequence ATGTCGGTGCATACGGTGCAATATGAAGGGATTGAAATTGAATACGAATTGACGCGCAAAAACGTGAAGTATATCAACCTGCGTGTGAATAAGCATGGCAAGGTGGTTGTTTCTGCGGGGGAGCAGGTGCCCTTTGCGGTGATTGATGAATTTGTGCAGTCCAAGGCGTTCTGGATTATTACCCATCTGGCAGAGATTGAGAAGATTAGGAATGAGATTTCCGATGCGAGCCTGTATGACGGGAAAACGGTGTATTACCTCGGCAAGCCCTATCGGCTCAGACTGGAACGCGGCGAACAGCGGATTACGGTTGCGGAGGATACCATTCTGCTTTCCTCCCCGAAGCTGTATTCCGATGTGCTGAAGGCGGAATATCTGGCTTGGCTGAAGGCGCAGGCGGAGAAGAAATTTGCGGAAATTATGGATAGAATATATCCCTTGGTGAAAGAATATCATATAGCAAGGCCGGAAATTAAAATCCGAAATATGAAAAGCATCTGGGGTAGCTGTACTACAACGGGCAGCACGATTCGGTTGAACCTGCAGCTGCTGAAGGCGGATGAGGCTTGTATTGAGCAGGTGGTGCTGCATGAGCTGCTGCATTTTCGGTATCCCAATCATGGGAAAGCCTTTTATGACCTTCTGGGACGGCTGATGCCGGATTGGAGGGTGCGGAAGGAGCGACTGGATAAGAATTTCAAGGATGGGATATAA